The genomic interval ATCTTGTAGATAAGGCCGAACTGTTTGAGGTTGTTCTGGCAACTTGCTCTCCGGGCGGCCTCCCGCGCACGTGCGAGAGCCGGGAGCAGGATAGCAGCGAGAATGCCGATGATCGCGATTACTACGAGCAATTCAATGAGGGTAAAGCCTTTTCTTCGCATCTGAGTTCTCCTCTCAGTGTTTCCAACTCGTCAGTTGTACTGCTGGAAAGAAAAGGAGCAAGGACGGAGTCTGTGTGTATCACCTCCCATCGGAGCTGGGATCCCAAATCAATGGGAAACACCTGCATATCAAAGGGAATTCGGCAATTGGACAACCTGCTTTTGACGCATAGTCAAATCTGCGCCGTCACCAGATAAAGTCTATTCTGCACTTCGATTCTTGGCAAGATGAATTGTCCGGACACTCAAGAATGGAGTCTAGCCACCCCGGGAATAGTCTCAAAAGTCATTTCAGATATGGATGTAAGTAATTATATTACAATGCCTTAGATATAAGCACAACGAACACTCTCGTCAACTTGCAGCGAAATCGCTCCCGTCCACCCACAACCTATGTCCTTAGCCGCCATGTTAGGAAATGAATCCCAAAAAGGTGAAATTCAGCGAGATATCTACCTTTAGGTCAATGATAACCACTGCTAAATACCGTATGATTTCACTCTTCTCAGAGGATAGTAGTTGGACTACGAACAGAGCTCTTGCGTCGGGCCCCAACGTGAGAATCCGCAAGCTGGCTTGGTAACACGTGGAATGCAACCTTGAGCCCCTCGTGACTTCCGCTGCGCTTCTCCGCAATCGCGTATAGTTGAACGGCAAGTCCACGATTACCTGAGTCGCTCACGAAACATCGTGAGCGGTTACAGAGCCCGTGCGATCACGCGGTCACCGCTACGTGCATGATCTTTGACCAATTGAACGTAAGCCACTCTACGATATGAATTTGATCAATGAAGACTCTTTGCGCTAAGCTATTTGGGTTGTCGGGGTGTAGCGCAGCCCGGTTTAGCGCGCTTCGTTCGGGACGAAGAGGTCGGAGGTTCGAATCCTCTCACCCCGACCATTTAGATGACAACGTAAGCCTCTCCAAGGGTTTAACCTCGGAGAGGCTTCTTTGTTTTCAAGGCTTCTCACTCGCGGGCCGCGTGGATCACTTACTCGCGTTCACAGCGAATCGGGAGTTCTTCCGAACATCGACACACACCGGGCTGCCGTCCAGTTGCGTGTTAGCAAATGGCCCGACCGCGAATCGAGTATCTGGCCTGCTCGTGCCGAAGTAATCCTGTTTCAACAAGTCTCTTGCCTTCGCGACTTCGGGCAGCAGATCCGGAAACGTATCGAATTCGGGAAGTTGCTCGGCCTTACCCCGGATACTCAGCGTCATCTTGGGCTCGTCAAAATGCACCTCCAACGGCATTATTGAGGAATTCTTGTCCTGACCGAGGGCGCGCCACCCCTCCAAGGGCATCGGAGGCTCTTTATCCCCTCGTGCAAACGCCTTGGAAAAATCCTGCTCTCCAAAGAGATTGAAGTCGGACCGCGTCGTGTCATTGGGAATGAATACACATTCAGGGAATCCGGCCACTATGTTTCCAAATACGCGATGATTGTTCTCAAGAGGCGGATTCACCCGAGCGGGATCGCCGGGGCGCAAGTGAACGCCAAAGCCTTGTCCATTTGCGATGAGATTCTGCATGACGACAGCCCGATCGACGTCGTGTTCGTGGAATCCATGGACATTCGAACCGACAATAATGTTGTTATCGAACAGGTTGGGTCCGTGATTGATCTCCAGGCACACTGCCCCAAGTCCCACGGTATCCGCTGAGTTGGCGAAGAGATTCTGCGTGATCCGAGTGTTCCTGACCTCGCCATCCAACCAGAGTGCCGGGCCATTGGCCGTGCGCAGAATGATATTGCGCCGGATTAGGCAATCTTCGGTGCTGTGGAATTTGACGCCGGCAGATTCGTAGTGGGACCCGATCGGCATCCAGCAGTTGTCCGTGATGAGGTTATCTTCGATGAGCATGTGCTGGTTGGCCATGTTGTGCCAGGCCGACATGGAAGAAACGCCGCAGTGATGGACGTAATTGCGGCGAACAATATGGAATCCCTGCGCCTCGCCCGTTCCGTAGCTCCACCATTGGCCGCCGAGGTCCATACCCAGCGTATTCGCATAGGCAATTTCGCAGTCCTCGATGATCCAATGGTGTCCGCGCGCGGCACTGAGCAAGCCGCGTTGCGGCGGCGGTATCGGAACGCCGTTGCCCGCGCGCATCATCGTAAATCCACTTATCCGAATGTAGTTGAGGTAAGGCGTGGTCGGTGCAAACACTTGTTCTCGCGTCGTGACCTCGAAGGTGTGACCTTGCGGCGAAGCATCGTTGGGCATTCGCAAGAAGATGGACATCCCGTTTTCGGATACCCAGAAACAACCGGCTGCCTTGCCCAACTCGTCAAAAAGGCTGACCTGAGGCATGTACACACCGTCGACGAAGAGTTGCCCGCGCCTGAGTTCGAAACTGGGAAAATCCTTCCAGGTATCGCTGTCCTTCTGAATCGTGAAATTCTGCAGACAGAAGGGATTCGCGCCCTCGAACTGCGCGCCGGTCAGTTCCGCTTGCCAGATGGTGATGTCCTTTAGCTTGTACTCGTTTGATGGCCGCCATTCCGGTTTCCAACTATCCGAACCGGTAAGAATGACCTGCTCGCCTGGCGCAGCCTCATACGAAATCATCGCCTCCGGCGAAGTGCCGCCGCGTTCGGGCTTCACCCATTCTCTGTAGACGCCGCCATGCACAACGACACGCTCGCCAGGCTGAAGCATCTGTGCCGCACGGCCGATGGTCTTCCAGGGACGCCGCTCCGTACCTTTGTTGCTGTCGGATGCACGCGGGTGGTTCTGGTTGACGTGATACGTCTTGCTGAACGCCTGTGGCTTCTCCCACGACTCAAAGGGAGTCCCGTCGGGAAGAAGAACAGGAATTTCGTCTGCGCCTGATGCCGCTAAACTGCACACAAACGCGAGAATCAGAAGTGCACAGAGACTCTTGAAATGCCGCATGATGAATGTCCCCGGTTTCCCCCACCGCTCTACTCTTCGGGACAGCTTACGGCGAACACCGGGCGAGCGGCAAGTCCCCGTTTCGCATCGGATTCCGTGCGTACGATTGACGGTACTATCAGACAGTGCAACGAACTGACGCTATTGATAGGAGTAGTTCACCGAGGTCCAGTGCCTCCAGGATGTCCGGACACGTAAGTTGCAGACCAGCCAGCTTCTTTCTAGCATACGATTGGAGATAGTTGAGTCGCTTTTGGGGGGCTCGCCAAGTGTATGCCGGTGAGGAACCGGCGCTACAGTTGAAACGCCGCGATCGTCTGAGATGGTGGCGTTTCGCGAGGAAGCTGATCATGCTGAAGTCCACCGTCCGCAGCCTTTGTTCGGGTCTATTTTTCGGGGCACTCGTCCTTCATGCCCTTGCAGCCGCCGCTCATGCCGAAGCACAGAATTCCATCGTATCCCTGGACGGGACATGGCGCATCGCCACCGATCCACAGAACATCGGCAAGGAACAGGGCTGGTTTAAGACTCCGAACGCCGATGCGCTAGACACCAACGTTCCGTGGATCATTCAAGATCCGTTTCCCGGCTATCACGGCGTCGCATGGTACTGGCGCAGCTTCGAAGCGCCGCAGAACGCATATGCCGATGGCCGCTACCTTCTCCGATTCTGGGCCGTGGACTACAAGGCCGACGTGTGGCTGAACGACACGTACTTGGGAAGTCATGAGGGCGGCGAAGAACCATTCTCCTTCGACGTCACCGGTATTGTTCGCGCAGGTAACGACAATCGCGTTGCCGTACGTGTACTGAATCCGAAAGACGAACCTATCGACGACATCATCCTGGCGCAGACTCCTCACCGAAACAAGGTGAACAAGTATTTTGCGGGAGCTTCCTACAACTTGGGCGGAATCACCGACTCGGTAGAGTTGGTCATGACTCCGCAAGTCCGCATTGATGACTTCTATGTACATGCCAACTGGAAGACGGGAGAGGTGAATATCCAAACCACGTTTTTCAATGCAGGCAAAGACTCCCAGACCGGCACACTGACTTTATCGATAGCCCCCGCCGCCAACGGAACGACACTCGAAGCGGCTACGATAAACGTGACCGCAGGGCCGGGAACCAGCGTGGTCAATTCCACACTCAAGGTATCCCAGCCACACCTCTGGGACGTCAAAGATCCGTACCTATATCGAGTCACGGCTCGATTGAACACGAAGGGTGGCGAGTGCGAACAATCGACCCGGTGCGGCTTCCGTGATTTTCGGTTCGAGAACGGTCATTTCCGGCTCAATGGGAAAGCGCTCTTTCTGAAGGGCAGTCATACTGGGAATCACTGGCCCATCGGGCAACAGCTTCCCTACGACCCGGATTGGGCGCGGCGCGATTTGATCAACGTCAAAATGATGGGATTCAACTCTATCCGTT from Candidatus Hydrogenedentota bacterium carries:
- a CDS encoding right-handed parallel beta-helix repeat-containing protein; protein product: MRHFKSLCALLILAFVCSLAASGADEIPVLLPDGTPFESWEKPQAFSKTYHVNQNHPRASDSNKGTERRPWKTIGRAAQMLQPGERVVVHGGVYREWVKPERGGTSPEAMISYEAAPGEQVILTGSDSWKPEWRPSNEYKLKDITIWQAELTGAQFEGANPFCLQNFTIQKDSDTWKDFPSFELRRGQLFVDGVYMPQVSLFDELGKAAGCFWVSENGMSIFLRMPNDASPQGHTFEVTTREQVFAPTTPYLNYIRISGFTMMRAGNGVPIPPPQRGLLSAARGHHWIIEDCEIAYANTLGMDLGGQWWSYGTGEAQGFHIVRRNYVHHCGVSSMSAWHNMANQHMLIEDNLITDNCWMPIGSHYESAGVKFHSTEDCLIRRNIILRTANGPALWLDGEVRNTRITQNLFANSADTVGLGAVCLEINHGPNLFDNNIIVGSNVHGFHEHDVDRAVVMQNLIANGQGFGVHLRPGDPARVNPPLENNHRVFGNIVAGFPECVFIPNDTTRSDFNLFGEQDFSKAFARGDKEPPMPLEGWRALGQDKNSSIMPLEVHFDEPKMTLSIRGKAEQLPEFDTFPDLLPEVAKARDLLKQDYFGTSRPDTRFAVGPFANTQLDGSPVCVDVRKNSRFAVNASK